From a single Lewinella sp. LCG006 genomic region:
- a CDS encoding heavy metal translocating P-type ATPase translates to MFTNNMGKELIELKVDGMDCNNCAMSISRYLERKGLEDVFVNFQTKEVRFASGKGDLSLDKIKSGIEKLGYTVLEEEPPVVFWTFERKLLVSALFTLPLLLGHLLMMIGLAPAWLMHPWVQLAFTLPPFIIGVLHFGRSAWSSLRGGVPNMDVLIFLGSTAAFVYSIIGLVLQNPDYYFFETVATIITLVLLGNWLEKRAVAQTTTAIGELTQLQASTARRILPSGQLQEIPVKELRAGLLLQINEGDRIPADGTLEQGEGLVDESMLTGESLPVAKELSAELIGGSLLLKGNLQMKVTASGKNTVLEQMLELVKTAQQDKPPIQLLADRISAIFVPVVVGIALLTFLLGHFAFGLSATQALMNAIAVLVISCPCAMGLATPTAVMVGVGRLAKLGVLIKGGRTVEQLASIKNIVFDKTGTLTTGKFRVEKAEYPTGEMKMANSLVWAMEQYSSHPIAVSLREALEGMPREDTLPTIRVEEERGIGMTAVDEQGVRYRLGSKRLLQTGESCDGDIFLLRETEVLAVFKLGDDLKPDVDKTIKALEMQGRHSFILSGDREDKTRALAEKIGIEHYHAEKLPAEKLSIIKEISKTEPTAMVGDGINDAPALAQADLGISLSSASQVAIQSAKVILLKGRIDVLPEAISIAEKTVQTIRQNLFWAFAYNIVAIPIAAMGFLNPMWGALFMAFSDVVVIGNSIRLKYKKV, encoded by the coding sequence ATGTTCACCAATAATATGGGAAAAGAATTGATAGAACTGAAAGTAGATGGCATGGATTGCAACAACTGCGCCATGAGCATCTCCCGCTATCTGGAACGTAAAGGACTGGAAGATGTTTTCGTGAATTTTCAAACCAAAGAGGTTCGTTTTGCCTCTGGGAAGGGAGATTTGTCACTCGATAAAATCAAGTCGGGGATTGAAAAACTAGGCTATACCGTGCTGGAAGAAGAACCTCCGGTGGTATTTTGGACCTTTGAGCGAAAGCTTTTGGTGAGTGCACTATTTACTTTGCCCTTGCTTTTAGGCCACTTACTCATGATGATAGGGCTGGCTCCAGCTTGGTTGATGCATCCCTGGGTGCAGCTGGCATTTACGCTGCCTCCTTTTATTATTGGGGTTTTACATTTTGGCAGGAGTGCATGGAGCAGCTTGCGTGGCGGAGTACCCAATATGGATGTGTTGATCTTTCTAGGAAGCACCGCCGCTTTTGTTTATAGCATCATAGGTTTAGTATTACAAAATCCTGATTATTATTTTTTTGAGACCGTAGCGACCATTATTACTTTGGTATTGCTGGGCAATTGGTTGGAGAAACGCGCTGTCGCTCAAACCACCACGGCCATAGGGGAGCTGACACAATTGCAAGCCAGTACTGCTCGAAGAATTTTGCCTTCTGGCCAACTTCAGGAAATCCCGGTAAAAGAACTTCGTGCGGGTCTATTGCTCCAGATCAACGAGGGGGATCGTATCCCTGCCGATGGCACCCTGGAACAAGGGGAAGGACTGGTAGACGAAAGCATGCTGACGGGGGAAAGCTTACCTGTAGCAAAAGAATTAAGTGCAGAATTAATTGGCGGTAGCCTCCTGCTCAAAGGAAACCTGCAGATGAAGGTCACCGCCAGTGGTAAGAATACCGTGCTGGAACAAATGTTGGAATTGGTAAAAACAGCCCAACAGGATAAGCCCCCTATCCAGCTATTGGCCGACCGGATCAGCGCCATCTTCGTGCCGGTAGTGGTGGGGATTGCATTGCTTACTTTTTTACTTGGTCATTTTGCTTTTGGACTTAGCGCTACCCAGGCTTTGATGAATGCTATCGCGGTACTGGTCATCTCCTGCCCCTGTGCCATGGGCTTGGCTACTCCAACGGCAGTGATGGTTGGCGTAGGTAGGCTGGCCAAGCTAGGGGTTTTGATCAAAGGTGGCCGTACGGTAGAGCAACTCGCCAGCATCAAGAACATTGTTTTTGATAAAACAGGCACCCTCACGACGGGCAAATTCCGGGTAGAAAAAGCAGAATATCCCACGGGAGAAATGAAAATGGCCAATAGCCTGGTCTGGGCCATGGAGCAATACTCCAGCCATCCCATTGCGGTTTCCTTAAGGGAAGCTTTAGAAGGAATGCCCAGAGAAGATACACTGCCTACCATCAGGGTAGAGGAGGAAAGAGGTATCGGTATGACCGCCGTCGATGAGCAAGGTGTTCGTTATCGATTGGGATCTAAGCGATTGTTGCAAACCGGGGAAAGTTGTGATGGAGATATCTTCTTACTCCGTGAGACGGAGGTCTTAGCCGTTTTCAAGCTGGGAGATGATCTGAAACCAGACGTTGATAAAACCATCAAAGCCTTGGAGATGCAGGGTAGGCACTCATTTATTCTGAGCGGTGATCGCGAGGATAAAACAAGGGCACTTGCTGAAAAAATAGGTATTGAGCACTACCATGCTGAAAAGCTTCCTGCAGAAAAATTGTCCATCATTAAAGAAATTAGCAAAACCGAACCCACGGCCATGGTCGGAGATGGTATCAATGACGCACCAGCACTGGCCCAGGCTGATCTAGGTATTTCGCTCAGCAGTGCCTCTCAAGTAGCCATCCAGTCGGCCAAAGTCATCTTGCTAAAAGGACGGATTGATGTCCTGCCAGAAGCTATAAGTATTGCAGAAAAAACCGTGCAAACCATTCGGCAAAACCTCTTTTGGGCCTTCGCCTACAACATCGTTGCTATCCCCATCGCGGCCATGGGTTTCCTCAATCCCATGTGGGGAGCATTGTTTATGGCCTTCTCGGATGTGGTCGTGATCGGCAATTCAATCCGCTTGAAATACAAAAAAGTGTAG
- a CDS encoding phosphopeptide-binding protein → MKHLFILSLLALFSVACGGGTETTDSTTEEMEAPAVVETKVTISDMPESPDFQDAAITSMSYKQGKFTFGVDGGQSGYTLGSQTPDAEQKMCANSAEGQHIHLILDNEPYAAKYAASFDYDVADGNHYLLAFLSRSYHESIKHATAAKVAMISVKDKSVTGQKEVTEPMLFYSRPKGTYTGKDTENVMLDFYLANVTLGTDYKVKAEVAGETFMIDTWKPFFLKGLPMGENTVTLTLVDAQGNAVDTPLNPVSRTFTLAEDKTEG, encoded by the coding sequence ATGAAACATCTCTTTATTTTATCCTTACTTGCCCTCTTTAGTGTAGCCTGTGGTGGCGGCACGGAAACGACAGATTCTACCACCGAAGAAATGGAAGCACCCGCAGTGGTGGAAACCAAAGTTACCATCTCGGACATGCCCGAGTCGCCTGATTTTCAGGATGCTGCCATTACGAGCATGAGCTACAAGCAAGGCAAGTTTACCTTTGGGGTTGACGGTGGACAGAGTGGTTATACCCTTGGTTCACAAACCCCTGATGCTGAACAAAAAATGTGTGCCAACTCCGCTGAAGGACAGCATATTCACCTGATTCTCGACAATGAGCCTTACGCTGCCAAATATGCCGCCAGCTTTGACTACGATGTAGCCGATGGCAATCATTACTTACTCGCTTTCCTTAGCCGTTCTTACCACGAAAGCATCAAACACGCTACGGCTGCCAAGGTGGCTATGATCAGTGTAAAAGACAAGAGTGTGACCGGACAAAAAGAAGTGACTGAGCCGATGTTGTTTTACAGTCGCCCTAAAGGCACCTACACGGGCAAGGACACTGAAAACGTGATGCTCGACTTTTACCTCGCTAATGTTACCCTTGGTACAGACTACAAGGTGAAAGCCGAAGTTGCGGGAGAAACCTTCATGATTGATACCTGGAAGCCATTCTTTCTGAAAGGACTACCTATGGGCGAAAATACCGTAACACTGACCTTGGTTGATGCACAGGGTAATGCGGTAGATACGCCTTTGAATCCTGTAAGTCGTACGTTCACCCTGGCCGAAGACAAAACGGAAGGTTAA
- a CDS encoding trehalase family glycosidase, with the protein MQKRELVNEAIDTLKLNWRDGFTVPKNKLYPFQWNWDSGFTCLGHACFEPQWAMRELTSLFSGQWANGMIPHIIFHSETESTYFPNHDFWQAEVNPGAPPKPKTSGISQPPVHGFILEVLFNKFSDDPNWVAFVKAIFPKVLHSHRYFYTYRDPKSEGLAFLYHPWESGRDNSPIWDESIARIEIDKATLPPYTRKDTQLANQEERPTSDQYDRYVYLLELGKKHQYDGPGIFEESPMLVQDTLINAILIQSNQSLIRIGERLGLDTGELKEWQAQSTSAYREKLWNEDLATFTCYDLRSQAQIEHKEIGGLTALSAEVASADQAKKLNDYLQNLHDRGYYLCPSFDVDSPLFDSKRYWRGPIWPQMNWLIYRGLKAYGFQDTAEIVKNDLLELVSRLGFYEYFEAQKSVAAHLENGYGGGQFSWTSACVLDLLMVDG; encoded by the coding sequence ATGCAAAAAAGAGAACTTGTAAATGAAGCCATAGATACCTTGAAGCTCAACTGGCGCGACGGCTTTACCGTGCCAAAGAATAAGCTCTATCCTTTTCAATGGAATTGGGACTCGGGGTTTACCTGTTTGGGGCACGCCTGTTTCGAACCCCAATGGGCCATGCGTGAACTGACCTCACTTTTTTCAGGGCAATGGGCCAATGGGATGATTCCACACATCATCTTTCACAGTGAAACAGAATCCACCTATTTTCCCAATCACGATTTTTGGCAGGCCGAGGTAAACCCCGGTGCACCCCCAAAGCCCAAGACGTCGGGGATTTCTCAGCCTCCGGTTCACGGGTTTATTTTGGAAGTATTGTTCAATAAATTTTCTGACGATCCCAATTGGGTGGCTTTTGTGAAAGCTATTTTTCCTAAGGTGCTTCATTCTCACCGCTACTTTTATACCTATCGGGATCCAAAAAGCGAAGGCCTTGCATTTTTGTATCATCCTTGGGAATCTGGCCGCGATAATAGCCCTATTTGGGATGAGTCGATTGCACGAATTGAGATCGATAAGGCCACTTTGCCTCCGTATACCCGTAAAGATACCCAGCTCGCCAATCAGGAGGAAAGACCTACCAGTGATCAATACGATCGCTACGTTTACCTCCTTGAGTTGGGCAAAAAACACCAATACGATGGTCCCGGCATTTTTGAGGAAAGTCCCATGTTGGTGCAAGATACGCTCATCAATGCGATACTTATTCAGTCCAACCAAAGCTTGATTCGAATCGGTGAACGATTGGGACTCGATACCGGAGAATTGAAAGAATGGCAAGCACAGTCTACGAGCGCTTACCGCGAAAAACTGTGGAATGAAGACTTGGCGACTTTCACCTGTTATGACCTACGTAGCCAGGCGCAGATTGAACACAAAGAAATTGGTGGCTTAACGGCACTTTCCGCAGAAGTAGCGAGTGCTGATCAGGCGAAAAAGCTAAACGACTACCTGCAAAATCTGCATGACCGAGGGTACTACCTGTGTCCCAGTTTCGATGTCGACAGCCCGCTGTTCGATTCCAAGCGTTACTGGCGCGGTCCTATCTGGCCGCAGATGAATTGGTTGATCTACCGTGGCCTCAAAGCCTACGGTTTTCAGGATACTGCGGAAATAGTCAAAAATGACCTTTTGGAATTGGTCAGTAGACTTGGCTTTTACGAATATTTCGAAGCCCAAAAATCCGTGGCTGCTCACCTGGAAAATGGTTACGGCGGCGGCCAGTTTTCCTGGACTTCGGCTTGTGTTTTGGATTTGTTGATGGTTGATGGTTGA
- a CDS encoding YihY/virulence factor BrkB family protein, whose translation MKKIKWPTPQEVQNWIYNLPIVKQVLDWSKKTSLPGFFRVPIYDVVIFVFNEIRRFDLFTRANSIAYSFFLSLFPSLLTLFTLVPFILDFFSGIVPELANFNHVLQQEINRVMPGQAGSLVFDFIHDITDTPRIGLLSFGFVLAIYFSSNGMLAMMKSFEKSYRDTFKQRGGIRKRAVAIMLTGLVSFLVIFSVIFIILGSIIITWISEAVHLTQIGAFAIGLLRWFSILMVFYFGIAVLYRYGSATHRRMAIFSPGTTLATVLCILSSLAFSFYIDEFNRYDSYHKFYGSIGTFIIIMLWIQLNSLILLIGFELNAAIAVNRDLKAQQDD comes from the coding sequence TTGAAGAAGATTAAGTGGCCTACCCCTCAGGAGGTGCAAAATTGGATCTATAATTTACCAATCGTCAAACAAGTTTTGGATTGGTCGAAAAAGACTTCCTTACCGGGCTTTTTTAGGGTACCCATTTATGATGTCGTAATTTTCGTATTCAACGAAATCCGTCGCTTTGATCTTTTTACCAGGGCAAATAGTATAGCCTACAGTTTTTTTCTATCACTCTTTCCATCCTTGCTGACCCTTTTTACACTGGTTCCTTTTATCCTGGATTTTTTTTCGGGGATAGTACCTGAACTCGCCAATTTCAACCATGTCCTTCAGCAAGAAATCAATCGGGTAATGCCCGGACAAGCGGGGAGCCTGGTTTTTGATTTTATCCATGATATTACCGATACACCCAGAATCGGTTTGTTGTCTTTTGGCTTTGTGTTGGCCATCTATTTTTCCTCCAACGGGATGCTGGCAATGATGAAGAGCTTCGAGAAATCGTACCGGGATACCTTCAAACAGCGGGGCGGAATTCGTAAACGAGCAGTAGCCATCATGCTTACGGGCTTGGTTAGCTTTTTAGTGATATTTTCAGTTATTTTCATTATTTTGGGTAGTATAATCATCACCTGGATCAGTGAAGCCGTCCACCTTACCCAAATCGGAGCTTTTGCGATTGGTTTGCTACGTTGGTTTTCGATATTGATGGTTTTTTATTTCGGGATTGCAGTTTTGTATCGCTATGGGTCGGCAACCCATCGCCGGATGGCCATTTTTTCTCCAGGGACTACGCTGGCCACCGTATTGTGTATCCTCTCTTCGCTGGCATTTTCCTTCTACATTGACGAATTCAATCGTTACGACAGCTACCACAAATTCTATGGTTCTATTGGTACCTTTATCATCATCATGTTGTGGATTCAGCTCAACTCCTTGATCTTGTTGATTGGCTTTGAATTGAATGCCGCTATTGCCGTCAACCGTGATCTGAAAGCTCAGCAGGATGATTAG
- a CDS encoding nucleoside phosphorylase, giving the protein MKDFLPPSELIVNTDGSIYHLNLRPEDIGDYIITVGDPKRVARVSQHFDELTLRKEKREFVTHTGRLGNKRITVISTGIGPDNIDIVLNELDALVNIDFAERKEKAIKKSLPIIRIGTTGGLQPAHDVDTIVCSSAAMGFDNLMSFYKWQPSELERQMEIGWLDFLEAQEQEFPIRPYFVEGSPTLLESIGRNYAQGITITAPGFYGPQGRTLRAATALSSTLFDQLKDFRFGQQQITNLEMETSALYALSRILGHQALSCSVILANRFKNTFSPDPKAAVDHLIREVLERIADFE; this is encoded by the coding sequence ATGAAAGATTTTCTCCCTCCATCAGAACTGATCGTCAACACCGACGGCAGCATTTACCACCTCAATTTACGCCCGGAAGACATCGGCGACTACATCATCACCGTGGGTGACCCCAAACGGGTAGCCAGGGTAAGCCAACATTTTGATGAGCTTACCCTTCGCAAAGAAAAGCGCGAATTCGTCACCCATACCGGCCGACTGGGAAACAAGCGAATCACAGTCATCTCCACGGGTATTGGCCCTGACAACATTGATATTGTACTGAATGAGCTAGATGCTTTGGTAAATATTGATTTTGCCGAGCGTAAAGAGAAAGCCATCAAAAAGTCGTTGCCCATCATTCGGATAGGCACCACCGGCGGCCTCCAACCCGCCCATGATGTAGATACGATTGTATGCAGCAGTGCAGCCATGGGTTTTGACAACCTGATGAGTTTCTACAAATGGCAACCTTCTGAGCTGGAGCGGCAAATGGAAATTGGCTGGCTTGATTTTCTCGAAGCGCAAGAACAAGAGTTCCCGATCCGCCCCTACTTTGTTGAAGGTTCTCCTACGCTGCTGGAAAGCATTGGCCGAAACTACGCACAAGGAATAACGATTACAGCCCCTGGCTTTTATGGCCCACAAGGGCGCACCTTACGGGCAGCTACTGCACTTTCGTCTACATTATTTGACCAACTGAAAGACTTTAGATTTGGTCAGCAACAAATAACCAATCTGGAAATGGAAACCTCTGCGCTTTATGCGCTGAGCCGTATCCTGGGGCACCAGGCCCTCTCTTGCAGTGTGATCTTGGCCAATCGTTTTAAAAACACCTTCAGTCCCGATCCCAAAGCTGCTGTTGATCATTTGATCCGAGAGGTTTTGGAGCGTATTGCGGACTTTGAATAA
- a CDS encoding acyl transferase gives MHRSSLLERIKTVKDQDFTALTLDIFCYQAENNPVYRKFLQLLGIKQAQVQRIEDIPFLPIELFKKYELQSAVWEPQQMFTSSGTTGDSTSRHLVRDTVWYLENARRGFEHFYGDLKDYIVLALLPAYLERKGSSLILMAQDFIEQSQTSLGGFFLYNQEELIRHLQHIQQAAPAAKVLLLGVSFALLDLAEAHPLDLHKVIIMETGGMKGRREEITRSELHQQLKTAFQQEHIHSEYGMTELFSQAYSPGEGLFFPAPTMRVLTREITDPLHLQAYERTGALNIIDLANLDTISFIATEDLGKVYADGSFEILGRLDASDVRGCNLMVV, from the coding sequence ATGCATAGGTCTTCGCTATTAGAACGCATAAAGACAGTTAAAGATCAGGATTTTACAGCTTTAACACTGGATATTTTTTGTTACCAAGCTGAAAATAACCCAGTCTACCGGAAATTTCTGCAATTATTAGGAATAAAACAAGCTCAAGTTCAACGGATAGAAGACATTCCTTTCTTACCTATCGAGTTATTCAAGAAATACGAGCTTCAATCAGCGGTATGGGAGCCTCAGCAAATGTTTACCAGTAGTGGCACTACGGGCGACAGTACCAGCCGGCATCTTGTTCGCGATACAGTATGGTACCTGGAAAATGCTCGCCGAGGATTCGAACATTTCTACGGAGATTTGAAAGATTATATTGTGCTGGCCTTGCTTCCTGCTTATTTGGAGCGCAAGGGGTCCAGTCTGATTCTGATGGCCCAGGATTTTATTGAACAATCACAGACCTCTCTTGGTGGTTTTTTTCTTTACAATCAGGAAGAATTAATTCGGCATTTGCAGCATATTCAGCAAGCAGCACCAGCAGCCAAGGTACTTTTGTTGGGCGTTAGTTTTGCCCTTCTGGATTTGGCAGAGGCTCATCCCCTTGATCTACATAAGGTCATCATCATGGAAACGGGCGGGATGAAAGGTCGGCGAGAGGAAATCACCAGGAGTGAGCTTCATCAACAACTAAAAACTGCTTTTCAGCAGGAACATATCCATTCCGAGTACGGGATGACCGAACTTTTTTCGCAAGCCTATTCACCAGGGGAAGGCCTCTTTTTTCCAGCACCGACCATGAGGGTACTGACCCGCGAAATCACTGACCCGCTGCATTTACAAGCTTACGAGCGGACCGGGGCATTGAACATCATCGACCTTGCCAATTTAGATACCATCAGCTTTATTGCCACCGAAGATTTAGGCAAAGTGTATGCTGACGGAAGTTTTGAAATTCTAGGCCGGCTTGATGCCAGTGATGTAAGAGGGTGTAACCTGATGGTTGTCTGA
- a CDS encoding AraC family transcriptional regulator, giving the protein MKPGYEKIIEQAEQSFTARVVNRNSRPLLSQAWHFHPEIEICYTVKSNGRRFVGNQIDDYQQGDLVLFGPNLPHGFTTETYCSQIVIQMMTNFMGDTFFLKPELRPVQALFERARQGIVFTGSTKPKALRIMRKILAAEGLTKFMHLLELLQVLAESKDYQPICTETYALEFNETQLGRIKIVYDHIMQNYTREVNIKEVADKLNISEVAFYKFIKKQTQKTYTQLINEFRINHAGKLLINTAKTVGEICHESGFNNVSYFNRKFKQIMQRTPEKFREQYLG; this is encoded by the coding sequence ATGAAGCCTGGGTACGAAAAAATAATAGAACAAGCAGAACAGTCTTTCACGGCTAGGGTCGTGAATAGAAACAGTCGTCCATTGCTAAGCCAAGCCTGGCATTTTCATCCAGAAATCGAAATTTGTTATACCGTAAAGAGTAATGGTCGCCGATTTGTGGGCAACCAGATTGATGATTATCAGCAGGGTGATCTGGTGCTCTTTGGACCCAATCTACCCCATGGCTTCACAACGGAAACCTACTGTAGCCAGATTGTCATCCAGATGATGACTAATTTTATGGGAGACACCTTTTTTTTAAAACCAGAATTGAGGCCCGTTCAAGCACTCTTTGAACGCGCTCGACAAGGGATCGTCTTTACTGGTTCTACCAAGCCCAAAGCACTCCGCATCATGCGAAAAATACTGGCTGCGGAGGGACTGACAAAATTCATGCACCTGTTGGAACTGCTGCAAGTTCTAGCGGAGAGCAAGGACTACCAGCCTATTTGCACTGAAACGTACGCCCTGGAATTCAATGAAACCCAACTGGGTAGGATCAAAATTGTCTATGACCATATCATGCAAAACTATACCCGTGAAGTGAATATCAAAGAAGTGGCAGACAAGCTAAATATTTCGGAGGTGGCTTTTTACAAGTTCATCAAAAAACAGACCCAAAAAACCTACACCCAGCTTATCAATGAGTTTCGGATCAATCACGCCGGAAAGTTATTGATCAATACTGCTAAAACAGTTGGGGAAATTTGCCACGAATCTGGTTTTAACAACGTCTCCTATTTCAATCGCAAATTCAAGCAAATCATGCAACGCACCCCTGAAAAATTTCGCGAACAATACCTTGGCTAA
- a CDS encoding trans-acting enoyl reductase family protein: MKDNEFLLYGAYGYTGRLIVQYAEQYQLCPILAGRNEAKLSALAEATGYDYLAFDLEDTPALIHALQKVPLVLHVAGPFIHTAAQMIEACLETKTHYLDITGEIDVFELAHRYGPAAEQNDIMLMPGTGFDVVPTDCLAKFLAEQMPDAEKLELAFAMQGGSVSRGTANTMIEGLGGSGKMRKDGRIIDLPLGQFAKTIPFLEDYHRLAMSIPWGDVSTAYYTTGIPNIITYTKVSPSTHRFTRWLPYIGWFLRLSWVRNIARRKVDNRPAGPDDQEREEGRCLVWGQVTAENGDTLAARFQGPEGYTLTAHSSLMITRKVLAEEVYPGFQTPAGAYGEDLVMEIAGTHREIIA, encoded by the coding sequence ATGAAGGATAACGAATTTTTGCTTTACGGGGCCTACGGCTATACCGGGCGATTGATCGTACAATACGCTGAACAATACCAGTTGTGTCCTATTCTGGCTGGGCGGAACGAAGCCAAGCTTAGTGCGCTGGCAGAGGCGACTGGCTATGACTACCTGGCTTTTGATTTGGAAGATACTCCCGCCCTCATCCATGCCCTGCAAAAAGTACCGCTGGTTTTGCACGTGGCAGGGCCTTTCATCCATACCGCTGCGCAAATGATTGAAGCCTGCCTGGAAACGAAAACCCACTATTTAGACATCACTGGAGAAATTGATGTGTTTGAGTTGGCTCATCGTTATGGTCCGGCGGCAGAGCAAAATGATATCATGCTGATGCCAGGAACCGGATTTGATGTGGTGCCTACCGATTGCCTGGCCAAATTTCTGGCAGAACAGATGCCGGATGCCGAGAAACTTGAACTCGCTTTTGCCATGCAGGGAGGAAGTGTCTCAAGAGGAACAGCGAACACCATGATCGAAGGCCTGGGGGGCAGTGGTAAAATGCGGAAAGATGGCAGGATTATCGATCTACCTTTGGGGCAGTTTGCTAAAACGATCCCCTTCCTGGAAGATTATCACCGTTTGGCAATGTCGATTCCCTGGGGAGATGTCAGCACGGCCTATTATACAACGGGTATTCCCAATATCATCACCTATACCAAGGTGTCACCAAGTACCCATCGCTTTACCAGATGGTTGCCTTACATTGGCTGGTTTTTGCGGCTATCGTGGGTAAGAAATATTGCCCGCCGAAAAGTAGATAATCGCCCTGCTGGTCCTGATGATCAGGAAAGAGAGGAAGGTCGATGCCTGGTTTGGGGACAAGTAACAGCTGAAAATGGCGACACACTTGCTGCCCGTTTTCAAGGCCCGGAAGGCTACACGCTCACCGCACACAGTAGCTTGATGATAACCCGTAAAGTATTAGCGGAAGAGGTTTATCCCGGGTTTCAGACACCCGCTGGTGCCTACGGAGAAGATTTGGTCATGGAGATAGCTGGCACCCACCGGGAAATAATTGCTTAA
- a CDS encoding acyl-CoA thioesterase: protein MLTHECTKRVRYGETDQMGYLYYGNYAQYYEIGRAEMIRSLGLSYRAMEEEHGVLMPVMSLQCRYVRPALYDELITIRSTLRHLPQKTITFHMELFNEKGKLVNGGSVKLCFVDAKTNKSIDTPPYLLEKLKPYFEED, encoded by the coding sequence ATGCTAACACATGAATGTACCAAGCGAGTACGCTACGGTGAGACGGATCAGATGGGGTATCTCTACTACGGGAACTACGCCCAGTATTATGAAATTGGCCGCGCTGAGATGATTCGCTCTTTGGGCCTGAGTTATCGGGCCATGGAGGAAGAACACGGCGTGTTGATGCCCGTCATGTCCCTACAATGCCGCTATGTTCGCCCGGCGCTTTATGATGAGTTAATTACTATTCGGTCGACTTTACGGCACCTTCCGCAGAAAACCATCACCTTTCACATGGAGTTGTTTAATGAAAAAGGTAAATTGGTCAATGGTGGATCTGTGAAGCTCTGTTTCGTAGATGCGAAGACCAATAAATCCATTGATACACCACCTTATTTGCTGGAAAAATTGAAGCCCTACTTTGAAGAAGATTAA
- the hemF gene encoding oxygen-dependent coproporphyrinogen oxidase has translation MTKEQIAQWFQSLQDRICADLEKADGAGHFLEDQWERPGGGGGRSRVINGQHLEKGGVNFSAVHGDLSTAAAKSLHLGEGGPFFATGVSIVLHPRSPRVPIIHMNVRYFEMDQERWWFGGGIDLTPHYIVPEDATWFHQQLKAVCDDAHPDYYPRFKQWADDYFYLKHRQETRGVGGIFFDRLGPEAELSKADLWQFVQNVGNTFAPTYTELLKRHQEEPYTEKESHWQRVRRGRYVEFNLVWDRGTKFGLETDGRTESILMSLPPLAGWEYNYQVEAGSPEAFTQEHLVKGIDWGSNTY, from the coding sequence ATGACCAAAGAACAAATAGCACAGTGGTTTCAGTCTTTACAGGATCGTATCTGCGCGGATCTGGAAAAGGCTGATGGTGCCGGCCACTTCCTGGAAGATCAATGGGAACGCCCCGGCGGTGGAGGAGGGCGTAGCCGGGTGATCAATGGCCAGCATCTGGAAAAAGGCGGGGTGAATTTTTCAGCCGTCCACGGAGATTTGTCGACCGCCGCTGCCAAGTCTTTGCATTTGGGAGAGGGAGGGCCTTTCTTCGCGACAGGGGTTTCTATTGTTTTGCACCCTCGTAGTCCGCGAGTCCCCATCATCCACATGAATGTACGCTACTTTGAGATGGACCAGGAGCGTTGGTGGTTTGGCGGGGGGATTGATCTTACGCCCCATTATATCGTTCCTGAAGATGCTACCTGGTTTCACCAGCAACTCAAGGCGGTCTGTGATGATGCACATCCTGATTATTATCCCAGGTTCAAACAATGGGCCGATGATTACTTCTATCTCAAACACCGCCAAGAAACGCGTGGGGTAGGGGGCATCTTTTTTGATCGCCTGGGACCAGAGGCTGAGCTGTCGAAAGCTGATCTTTGGCAATTTGTCCAAAACGTAGGCAATACCTTTGCACCTACCTACACCGAGCTGCTTAAACGCCACCAGGAGGAGCCTTATACTGAAAAGGAAAGCCACTGGCAACGCGTTCGCCGTGGCCGTTATGTAGAGTTCAATCTGGTTTGGGACCGAGGCACCAAGTTTGGTTTAGAAACCGATGGCCGCACCGAAAGTATCCTGATGAGCCTCCCGCCTTTGGCTGGGTGGGAATACAATTATCAGGTAGAAGCGGGCAGCCCGGAAGCATTCACCCAAGAACATTTGGTGAAAGGAATTGATTGGGGAAGTAACACTTATTGA
- a CDS encoding arsenate reductase family protein — protein sequence MAKIYHLSTCTTCKKVIAALNNGEGFELQDIKTNNVTAQQLDAMKEVVGSYEALFSRRAMKFRSMGLADKELTEADYRQLILEEYTFLKRPVVVVGKQVFTGSSKKSVAAALAAFQDQ from the coding sequence ATGGCAAAGATATATCATCTTTCAACCTGTACGACTTGCAAAAAAGTGATTGCTGCTCTTAACAATGGAGAAGGCTTTGAATTACAGGACATTAAAACCAATAATGTTACTGCTCAACAGCTGGATGCGATGAAAGAAGTAGTAGGTAGCTACGAAGCGCTGTTTAGCCGTAGGGCAATGAAATTCAGGTCGATGGGCCTCGCTGACAAGGAACTTACCGAAGCCGATTACCGCCAACTTATTCTTGAGGAATACACTTTCCTGAAGCGCCCCGTAGTGGTAGTGGGCAAGCAAGTATTTACCGGAAGCAGTAAGAAAAGTGTAGCGGCAGCCTTGGCAGCCTTTCAGGATCAATAG